One genomic window of Pseudomonadota bacterium includes the following:
- the gorA gene encoding glutathione-disulfide reductase — protein sequence MTQDYDLFVIGAGSGGLRAARAAATLGARVAIAEERYFGGTCVNVGCVPKKLLVYAAHCREGMEDARGYGFACEPQGFDMGRLVANKDRYVARLRDFYEGLLREHGVTPIEGRAVLVDAHTVAIGEARHSARYILIATGAWPEVPDIPGREHAITSNEALSLPSLPGRVVIVGGGYVAVEFAGIFHGLGAKTTLVHRGPRLLRGFDDEACAFLAEETKKKGVDLRFDTVVREIRSLGPGLHVLLSDGQRIEADRVMFATGRAAAVADLGLEQVGVARTERGAIAVDANYGTSVPSVYAIGDVIDRVRLTPVALAEGTVVAHHLFGQGARELDYEGVPTAVFSQPVLAAVGPTEAVARERHAAIEVFKRSFTPLQHALTGRGEKAFLKLIVERTSDRVLAAHLVGPEAADIIQGIAIAIRAGVTKSVFDATLGIHPTVAEEFVSLRPPES from the coding sequence ATGACACAAGACTACGACCTGTTCGTGATCGGCGCGGGCTCCGGGGGGCTACGGGCGGCGCGCGCGGCCGCGACGCTCGGGGCTCGGGTCGCGATCGCCGAGGAGCGCTACTTCGGCGGCACCTGCGTCAACGTCGGTTGTGTACCGAAGAAGCTCTTGGTCTACGCCGCACACTGCCGCGAAGGCATGGAGGACGCGCGCGGCTACGGTTTCGCGTGCGAGCCACAGGGTTTCGACATGGGCCGGCTGGTGGCCAACAAGGATCGTTATGTGGCGCGCCTGAGGGACTTCTACGAGGGCCTCTTGCGGGAGCACGGCGTGACTCCGATCGAGGGTCGCGCCGTGCTGGTCGATGCACATACCGTCGCGATCGGCGAGGCGCGTCATAGCGCCCGTTACATCCTCATCGCCACCGGTGCCTGGCCCGAGGTCCCGGATATCCCCGGGCGCGAACACGCCATCACGTCCAACGAGGCGCTGTCGCTGCCGTCCTTGCCGGGACGCGTGGTGATCGTGGGCGGCGGCTATGTCGCGGTCGAATTCGCCGGGATCTTCCATGGACTCGGCGCCAAGACCACCCTCGTGCACCGCGGGCCCCGGTTGCTGCGAGGGTTCGACGATGAGGCATGCGCCTTCCTGGCCGAGGAAACGAAAAAGAAGGGCGTCGACTTACGCTTCGATACCGTGGTGCGGGAGATCCGATCCCTGGGACCCGGTCTGCACGTGCTCCTGTCGGACGGGCAGCGCATCGAGGCGGACCGGGTGATGTTCGCCACCGGCCGTGCCGCCGCCGTCGCGGATCTGGGGCTCGAACAGGTGGGCGTCGCCCGCACCGAGCGCGGGGCCATTGCGGTAGATGCGAACTACGGCACCTCGGTGCCGTCGGTATATGCCATCGGCGACGTGATCGACCGGGTGCGGCTGACCCCCGTGGCCCTGGCCGAGGGGACGGTCGTGGCGCATCACCTGTTCGGCCAGGGCGCGCGGGAGCTGGATTACGAGGGCGTCCCGACCGCGGTCTTCAGCCAGCCGGTCCTCGCGGCCGTGGGGCCGACGGAGGCCGTGGCGCGCGAGCGCCATGCCGCGATAGAGGTCTTCAAACGCAGCTTCACGCCCCTGCAACACGCCCTCACGGGGCGCGGGGAAAAGGCCTTCTTGAAGCTTATCGTGGAACGCACGAGCGATCGCGTCCTGGCCGCCCACCTGGTCGGCCCCGAGGCCGCGGACATCATCCAGGGGATCGCGATCGCCATCCGCGCCGGGGTCACCAAGTCTGTGTTCGATGCCACGCTCGGCATCCACCCGACGGTGGCCGAGGAATTCGTGAGCCTGCGCCCGCCAGAATCCTAA
- a CDS encoding DUF1244 domain-containing protein, whose amino-acid sequence MAIEDEGTRTELEAAAFRRLVEHLRTHNEVQNIDLMTLAGFCRNCLSKWYCAAAEERGVALSEDEAREIIYGMPYREWKARFQK is encoded by the coding sequence ATGGCAATCGAAGACGAGGGCACACGCACCGAGCTCGAAGCCGCCGCGTTCCGGCGGCTCGTGGAACATCTGCGTACCCACAACGAGGTCCAGAACATCGACCTCATGACCCTCGCGGGTTTTTGCCGCAATTGTCTATCCAAGTGGTACTGCGCGGCGGCCGAGGAACGCGGGGTGGCGCTGAGCGAGGACGAGGCACGCGAGATCATCTATGGCATGCCGTACCGCGAATGGAAGGCCAGATTCCAGAAATAG